One Triticum dicoccoides isolate Atlit2015 ecotype Zavitan chromosome 5B, WEW_v2.0, whole genome shotgun sequence genomic window carries:
- the LOC119307464 gene encoding uncharacterized protein LOC119307464, with the protein MAVSSWVPPSLPESSAAASGSGESGLVLLDMWCYIADLPNNTTAEGTTSTGLPIKVTLRAARPPHLSHFCVHCPGLDFRITGPKIVATDAHLVLLCVPIHPNSATGALDWDYFVYSPRAQRLDLLPNPDPICLNDSATALISRQDGAWYAVAALGYANPLYDGGALIRWEFCLHLYRSSSNSKAWISKRLSLNKFKRDKLIPLPAAVDRLYHETEKTITIGGEHGTVAWVDLWRGIFFCDVLKKRPLLRDVPLPVPARSNWDRLLINDDPGYFRDVTISRNKDSIKYVELEFRSIEVLNPATTPVSYTDWVAVKNSSRKSLHVIRDGWKSTTWSMAIPVGLQERWNRDCVFDVKDISLEPCLSDRMAMLSSKTMKELQVGHPILSMDDDVVYLLSETTPKHMDKLALMFAIDVKKSTLRGLAELDVKKFDYLSSFCTSEICRGT; encoded by the coding sequence ATGGCAGTTTCCTCATGGGTTCCACCTTCTCTTCCCGAGTCCAGCGCCGCCGCCTCAGGCTCAGGCGAGTCAGGCCTGGTCCTCCTCGACATGTGGTGCTACATCGCCGACCTTCCCAACAACACCACCGCCGAGGGCACCACCAGCACCGGCTTGCCTATCAAGGTGACACTCCGCGCCGCCCGCCCGCCACATCTCTCCCACTTTTGTGTCCACTGCCCTGGCCTCGACTTCCGCATAACAGGGCCCAAGATTGTCGCCACCGACGCACATCTCGTCCTCCTCTGCGTTCCCATCCACCCCAACAGCGCCACCGGAGCATTGGACTGGGACTACTTCGTCTACAGCCCGCGCGCCCAGCGGCTAGATCTGCTACCCAACCCGGACCCCATATGCCTCAACGACTCCGCAACTGCCCTCATTAGCCGCCAAGACGGCGCTTGGTATGCCGTCGCTGCTCTCGGTTACGCTAACCCCCTGTACGATGGCGGCGCGCTCATTAGGTGGGAGTTCTGCCTCCACCTCTACAGATCCTCATCAAATTCTAAAGCTTGGATCTCCAAGCGCTTGTCACTGAATAAGTTCAAGAGGGACAAGCTCATCCCTTTACCTGCAGCAGTCGACAGGCTGTACCACGAGACGGAAAAGACCATCACAATTGGTGGCGAGCATGGCACGGTCGCCTGGGTGGACCTCTGGCGTGGCATCTTCTTTTGCGACGTGCTCAAGAAACGCCCACTGCTCCGGGATGTTCCACTGCCGGTGCCGGCAAGGTCTAACTGGGATCGCCTCCTCATAAATGATGACCCCGGCTATTTCCGGGACGTAACTATCAGCCGAAACAAAGACTCGATCAAGTATGTTGAGTTGGAATTCCGGTCAATAGAAGTGCTCAACCCCGCCACCACCCCTGTTTCCTACACCGACTGGGTGGCGGTGAAGAATTCCTCAAGGAAATCTCTTCATGTCATCCGCGATGGCTGGAAGTCCACAACATGGAGCATGGCAATACCCGTTGGTTTGCAGGAGCGCTGGAACCGTGACTGTGTATTTGATGTTAAAGACATCAGCTTGGAGCCATGCCTTTCTGATCGCATGGCTATGCTGAGCAGCAAGACCATGAAGGAACTTCAAGTGGGACACCCCATCCTAAGCATGGATGATGACGTCGTTTACTTGCTTTCTGAAACCACACCCAAGCACATGGACAAGTTGGCACTGATGTTTGCTATTGATGTGAAGAAGTCAACACTGCGAGGATTGGCTGAgcttgatgtcaagaagttcgattACCTGTCCAGCTTCTGCACTAGTGAGATCTGCAGGGGTACCTGA